The Aurantiacibacter gangjinensis genome includes a region encoding these proteins:
- a CDS encoding porin has protein sequence MTEMRHSMRAVPLLPLAAIACLSTPAHAQDSDVEALRAQIAELTAQLEAVNARLDEMESADERNAAAAAEAQAAADAIPAPVVTADTPVEISMGAAADIESADGFSFKPFGRLMLDSGWTFLPDELGRSDGFDVRARRVRLGAQGDIPGGFGYKMELEFGGNEVEITDALLEYETGDVTLSVGQFNNFQSMEELTSSRFTSFIERAAFTDAFGFIRRTGIAVEYGSGDVLLQGGLFSDNIGDLPGSDRMSVDGRAAYFPQIGDTQLHFGGSIHYADLGDGATVRYRQRPLVSFTSERLINTDRIDAGSEFDIGLEFAAVRGPLHVHAEGYRRELGGLVTMDDATFHGAFAEVGLFLTPDDSRTYRVGRFNRTRPARTVDEGGIGAVQLNLRYDFLELNDADAGIIGGTQNGLFGSLIWTTTDYTRFMLNYGHLGYDDAVFALPDGSRDYSVDVIGMRAEFDF, from the coding sequence ATGACAGAAATGAGACATTCCATGCGCGCCGTTCCCCTCCTTCCGCTCGCTGCTATCGCGTGCCTTTCTACGCCTGCACATGCGCAGGATAGCGATGTCGAAGCCCTTCGCGCGCAGATCGCCGAACTGACCGCGCAGCTCGAAGCGGTGAACGCCCGACTCGACGAAATGGAAAGTGCTGACGAGCGGAACGCTGCTGCTGCGGCCGAGGCACAGGCTGCGGCGGATGCGATCCCCGCACCTGTCGTGACAGCAGACACGCCCGTAGAAATCAGCATGGGCGCAGCAGCCGATATCGAGAGCGCCGACGGTTTCAGCTTCAAGCCTTTCGGTCGCCTAATGCTCGATAGCGGCTGGACGTTCCTTCCGGACGAGCTCGGACGATCCGACGGCTTCGATGTGCGCGCCCGCCGCGTCCGCCTTGGTGCGCAGGGCGATATCCCCGGCGGCTTCGGCTACAAGATGGAGCTGGAATTCGGCGGCAACGAAGTCGAGATTACCGACGCGCTGCTGGAATATGAAACCGGCGACGTGACCCTGTCGGTCGGGCAGTTCAACAACTTCCAGTCGATGGAAGAGCTGACCAGCAGCCGTTTCACATCCTTCATCGAACGCGCCGCCTTTACAGACGCATTCGGTTTCATCCGCCGCACGGGCATCGCCGTGGAATACGGCTCCGGCGATGTGCTGCTGCAGGGCGGCTTGTTCTCCGACAACATCGGCGATCTACCAGGCAGCGACCGGATGAGCGTCGACGGGCGCGCCGCCTATTTCCCGCAAATTGGCGACACGCAGCTGCACTTTGGCGGCTCCATCCACTATGCCGATCTGGGCGACGGCGCCACTGTGCGATACCGCCAGCGCCCGCTGGTCAGCTTTACTTCGGAACGCCTGATCAACACCGACCGCATCGACGCGGGTAGCGAATTCGATATCGGGCTGGAATTTGCTGCCGTTCGCGGTCCGCTGCACGTCCATGCAGAGGGCTATCGCCGTGAGCTCGGCGGCCTTGTGACAATGGACGACGCCACCTTCCATGGCGCGTTTGCCGAAGTCGGCCTTTTCCTCACCCCCGATGACAGTCGCACCTATCGCGTTGGCCGCTTCAATCGCACACGCCCCGCGCGCACCGTTGATGAAGGCGGTATCGGCGCCGTCCAGCTGAATTTGCGCTACGACTTCCTCGAACTGAACGATGCCGACGCCGGGATCATCGGCGGCACGCAAAACGGACTGTTCGGCTCGCTTATCTGGACCACCACCGATTACACCCGTTTCATGCTGAATTACGGCCATCTCGGTTATGACGACGCCGTATTCGCCCTGCCTGATGGCAGCCGCGATTACAGCGTCGATGTGATCGGCATGCGGGCGGAATTCGACTTCTAG
- a CDS encoding sensor histidine kinase — translation MTLRMDGKTTPFGGIILAIGCGLFLAAMGTSLLVVVAVIGIWILSLWLAAPPPPPPQKKANGGMQISGASMRDLIEHSGLPLIMIDSDRIIMANAHAREALGKHIIGQDVRVALRHPAAIDLLSRGEGGSVAVQGLTGPKSNWQITIQPIDARYALIELVNRTAEADVSRAHSDFVANASHELRTPLASIIGYVETLSDEGEKVDPKQASKFYGTVLREARRLQTLVDDLMSLSRVEAEKHDQPRAPVLLTPLIRSAARDGAGAERFDRLQFDLGERDLSIRGDERQIEQLVRNLVDNALKYGGDGPVEVGLQKGERDMAVLSVRDHGEGIAAEHLPHLTRRFYRTDPGRSRAAGGTGLGLAIVKHIVERHRGRLDFDSTLGDGTTVTVRLPLLALEAQARD, via the coding sequence ATGACGCTGCGCATGGATGGCAAGACGACACCGTTTGGGGGCATCATCCTTGCGATAGGTTGCGGCCTGTTCCTTGCTGCGATGGGCACCAGCCTGCTTGTCGTGGTCGCCGTTATCGGCATCTGGATCCTCTCGCTCTGGCTTGCCGCCCCTCCCCCGCCGCCGCCGCAGAAAAAAGCGAATGGCGGCATGCAGATCAGCGGCGCGAGCATGCGCGACCTGATCGAGCATTCCGGCCTGCCTCTTATCATGATCGATTCGGATCGCATTATCATGGCAAATGCGCATGCGAGAGAAGCGCTGGGCAAACATATTATCGGGCAGGACGTTCGCGTCGCGCTGCGGCATCCCGCAGCCATCGACCTCCTCTCACGCGGTGAAGGAGGAAGCGTCGCCGTGCAAGGTCTGACCGGCCCGAAAAGCAATTGGCAGATAACCATCCAGCCCATCGATGCGCGCTATGCCTTGATCGAGCTGGTGAACCGCACCGCCGAGGCCGATGTCAGCCGCGCCCATTCCGATTTCGTTGCGAATGCAAGCCATGAGCTGCGCACGCCGCTCGCATCCATCATCGGCTATGTCGAGACGCTGTCGGACGAAGGCGAAAAGGTCGATCCGAAGCAGGCCAGCAAATTCTATGGCACTGTGCTGCGCGAGGCGCGTCGCTTGCAGACATTGGTAGACGATCTGATGTCGCTCAGCCGGGTGGAGGCGGAAAAGCATGACCAGCCGCGCGCGCCGGTCCTGCTGACACCGCTCATCCGCAGCGCTGCCCGTGATGGCGCGGGTGCCGAGCGATTCGACCGTCTGCAATTCGACCTGGGCGAGCGCGACCTCTCGATCCGCGGCGATGAGCGCCAGATAGAGCAATTGGTGCGCAACCTGGTCGATAACGCTCTGAAATATGGTGGTGACGGGCCGGTCGAGGTGGGCCTGCAAAAGGGCGAGCGCGATATGGCCGTGCTGAGTGTGCGCGATCACGGCGAAGGGATCGCCGCCGAACATCTTCCCCATCTCACCCGGCGGTTCTACCGCACCGATCCGGGTCGCAGCAGGGCAGCGGGCGGAACAGGGCTAGGCTTGGCCATCGTGAAACATATCGTCGAGCGGCACCGCGGTCGGCTGGATTTCGATTCCACCCTTGGCGACGGGACGACCGTCACCGTGCGCCTGCCGCTACTGGCTTTGGAGGCACAGGCCAGGGATTGA
- the recJ gene encoding single-stranded-DNA-specific exonuclease RecJ: MATQTAVLGVDRSLSGKSWQWRGGNMEIAGGIHGLTDEIGTQLLLSRGVSRDDLDRQRHPSLRDFLPDPSEFNDMDRAAERIAEAVIGGETITIYGDYDVDGATSSALLIRLIRMLGHDAGHYIPDRLLEGYGPSGEALLKIGQQGSSLIVTVDCGAMAHEALAMAHEAGVDVIVVDHHKCAPDLPRTFALVNPNRLDENDLAASHGHLAAVGVAFILAVAVVRTLRQRGFFSDRKEPDLLSLLDLVALGTVADVAAIRDLNRAFVTQGLKVMARRANIGMAALIDASRLKAAPKCSDCGFALGPRINAGGRVGEATLGVRLLTTEDPDEARAIAEQLSTLNEERRAIEADVQQEAEAQLASQHNRAVVAVSGTGWHPGVIGIVAGRIKEKSSKPSIVIALDADGTGKGSGRSIPGVDLGAAIIEAREKGLLVAGGGHAMAAGLTIEAGKLDEFGEWLDERLSAAVAKASASQSMLLDLSLAPGGLTPELVETLESAGPYGVGWPGPRIAVGPVHIVKADVVGTDHLRLIAAGADGRSIKAIAFRQAESEMGQSILHGAKGRRLWLAGRAKIDDWGARPAAELHLEDAAWAD; encoded by the coding sequence ATGGCAACGCAAACTGCAGTTCTCGGAGTCGACCGCTCGCTCAGCGGCAAGTCCTGGCAATGGCGCGGCGGAAACATGGAAATCGCTGGCGGCATTCACGGCCTGACCGACGAGATTGGCACGCAGTTGCTGCTCTCTCGCGGTGTTTCGCGTGATGATCTGGACAGGCAGCGCCATCCAAGCCTGCGCGATTTCCTGCCCGATCCTTCCGAATTCAACGACATGGATCGCGCCGCCGAACGGATTGCCGAAGCCGTTATCGGTGGTGAAACGATCACTATCTACGGCGACTACGATGTCGATGGCGCCACAAGCTCGGCCTTGCTGATCCGGCTGATCCGGATGCTCGGCCATGATGCAGGCCATTACATTCCGGACCGGCTGCTGGAAGGCTACGGCCCCAGCGGCGAGGCATTGCTTAAGATCGGCCAGCAAGGCTCCAGCCTAATCGTAACCGTGGATTGCGGCGCCATGGCGCATGAAGCGTTGGCCATGGCGCATGAGGCAGGGGTCGATGTGATTGTGGTTGACCATCACAAATGCGCGCCGGATCTGCCGCGAACCTTTGCGCTGGTAAATCCCAATCGTCTCGATGAAAACGATCTTGCAGCTTCGCATGGCCATCTCGCGGCGGTGGGCGTGGCCTTCATCCTTGCGGTGGCGGTTGTGCGCACGCTGCGCCAACGCGGCTTCTTCTCCGACCGCAAAGAGCCCGATCTGCTGTCGCTGCTGGATCTTGTGGCTCTCGGCACCGTCGCCGATGTCGCGGCGATCCGCGATCTCAATCGCGCTTTTGTGACGCAGGGGCTAAAAGTGATGGCCCGCCGCGCCAATATCGGCATGGCGGCGCTGATCGATGCGAGCCGCCTGAAGGCCGCGCCCAAATGCAGCGATTGCGGCTTTGCGCTGGGCCCGCGGATCAACGCCGGAGGGCGGGTCGGCGAAGCCACCTTGGGTGTACGCCTGCTGACCACTGAAGATCCGGACGAAGCCCGCGCCATTGCCGAGCAGCTTTCGACGCTGAACGAAGAGCGGCGCGCTATCGAAGCCGACGTGCAGCAAGAGGCAGAAGCACAGCTCGCCAGCCAGCACAACCGCGCCGTGGTGGCCGTAAGCGGAACCGGCTGGCATCCCGGTGTGATCGGCATTGTTGCAGGCCGCATCAAGGAAAAGTCCAGCAAGCCCAGCATCGTTATCGCTCTTGATGCGGACGGCACCGGGAAAGGTTCGGGCCGATCGATCCCCGGCGTCGATCTGGGCGCCGCCATCATCGAAGCGCGCGAAAAAGGACTGCTGGTGGCAGGCGGCGGGCACGCCATGGCGGCCGGTCTCACGATCGAGGCCGGAAAACTCGATGAATTCGGAGAATGGCTGGATGAGCGGTTGTCGGCAGCGGTTGCCAAGGCCAGCGCATCGCAGAGCATGTTGCTGGACCTGAGCCTCGCGCCCGGCGGCTTGACGCCCGAGTTGGTTGAGACGCTAGAAAGCGCCGGACCGTATGGGGTCGGTTGGCCGGGCCCACGCATCGCGGTGGGTCCGGTCCATATCGTGAAGGCCGATGTGGTGGGTACCGACCATTTGCGCCTCATCGCTGCCGGTGCGGATGGTCGCAGCATCAAGGCCATCGCTTTCCGCCAGGCAGAAAGCGAGATGGGGCAGTCCATCCTCCATGGCGCGAAAGGCCGCCGCCTGTGGCTTGCAGGACGCGCCAAGATCGACGACTGGGGTGCGCGTCCGGCAGCCGAATTGCACCTGGAAGATGCGGCCTGGGCGGACTGA
- a CDS encoding AHH domain-containing protein translates to MNKRGERGFEPDMQRHHLLPLQLLRNHALGRMIETIGRERIGIDDFRRNGLLLPATEASAFRTAPPLHRGPHRAYNALVSQRAGQIEADFKRERRKSLDRAASHAIMRLALLQSALRRRLLVSARNRLFLSRKDPFRSELDFAELDAMAEQLWAATAPGD, encoded by the coding sequence GTGAACAAGCGCGGCGAGCGTGGCTTCGAGCCCGATATGCAGCGCCACCACCTCTTGCCATTGCAATTGCTGCGCAACCACGCGCTGGGGCGGATGATCGAAACAATCGGACGCGAACGGATCGGGATCGACGATTTTCGCCGCAACGGCCTCCTCCTTCCCGCGACCGAAGCCAGCGCTTTCCGGACGGCACCACCGCTGCACCGGGGACCCCATCGAGCCTACAATGCACTTGTGTCTCAGCGTGCCGGTCAGATCGAAGCCGATTTCAAGCGCGAGCGTCGGAAATCCCTCGATCGGGCGGCAAGCCATGCGATCATGCGATTGGCCCTGCTGCAATCTGCGTTGCGACGGCGCTTGCTGGTTTCCGCGCGAAATCGCCTCTTTCTAAGCCGCAAGGACCCGTTTCGCAGCGAGCTGGACTTTGCCGAACTCGATGCAATGGCAGAACAGCTTTGGGCCGCGACCGCGCCGGGCGATTAG
- a CDS encoding PAS domain-containing hybrid sensor histidine kinase/response regulator translates to MVEYAIIAIALVAASAFALLYYRDRRQKQAGEHAALSFATLTGVAPAGIWRTDANGHCVYVNRHWEEMAGLGRGEWRDTGWSGALHPEDADRVFASFMRAVANEELFEDEWRWKRPDGSSLWVMCRGAPEYGEDGELLGYVGINIDIQRAKELEEDLSAALETAESAASAKATFLANMSHEIRTPMNGVIGFTEMLLESDLDDEQFAQVQLISDSGRAMMRLLNDILDVSKIESGQLRIMEEPTDLRQQLRHCAKLHEPMARGKGLTLGTFVDDAVPQTVMLDRLRVRQVVLNLIGNAVKFTERGGVDVEARVETSSEGPVLSLSVIDTGIGIEADRMDVIFKPFTQEDGSVARRYGGTGLGLAISSQLVTMMDGRITVQSRPGIGTAFTVRLPLKEAANEDELEEVQPAAKSVLGDLSGARVLIAEDHAINQQLIMAMIASLDIDARLVENGEEAVAAAVQARDEGRPFDVVLMDMQMPDVDGLEATRRLRALGFTAKELPVIALTANCYPDDVAACTRAGMQSHLGKPVTTVALARELARWLSPADEASAKLKAEITHESAAPEAMARPSLAGLEARYRDRRTQLVRELRLSLESEPAAIDWEKLTQELHKLAGVAANFGDAELGEASRRLEHDLKTASEPGARRAALQREWPRFEEAA, encoded by the coding sequence ATGGTCGAATACGCTATCATCGCTATTGCGCTTGTCGCAGCATCCGCTTTCGCCCTCCTCTACTACCGCGACCGGCGGCAGAAGCAGGCGGGCGAACACGCCGCATTATCCTTCGCCACGCTTACAGGTGTTGCGCCTGCCGGCATCTGGCGCACCGATGCCAATGGCCACTGCGTCTACGTCAACCGCCACTGGGAAGAGATGGCGGGGCTGGGCCGGGGCGAGTGGCGCGATACCGGCTGGTCCGGCGCGCTGCACCCGGAGGATGCGGACCGGGTCTTCGCCAGCTTCATGCGCGCTGTCGCGAACGAGGAGCTGTTCGAGGATGAATGGCGCTGGAAACGGCCTGACGGATCCAGCCTGTGGGTCATGTGCCGCGGCGCGCCCGAATATGGCGAGGATGGCGAATTGCTCGGCTATGTCGGCATCAACATCGACATCCAGCGAGCCAAGGAGCTGGAAGAGGACCTGAGCGCAGCGTTGGAGACAGCGGAAAGCGCCGCCTCCGCCAAGGCGACCTTTCTCGCTAATATGAGCCACGAAATCCGCACACCCATGAACGGCGTAATCGGTTTCACCGAAATGCTGCTGGAAAGCGATCTGGATGACGAACAATTCGCGCAGGTGCAGCTGATCTCCGACTCAGGACGCGCGATGATGCGACTGCTGAACGATATTCTCGACGTGTCCAAGATCGAGAGTGGCCAGTTGCGGATCATGGAAGAGCCGACCGATCTGCGCCAGCAACTACGCCACTGCGCAAAGCTGCACGAGCCGATGGCGCGCGGCAAAGGACTGACGCTCGGCACCTTTGTCGATGACGCGGTACCGCAGACCGTCATGCTCGATCGCCTCCGCGTGCGGCAGGTCGTGCTCAACCTGATTGGCAACGCGGTCAAGTTCACGGAACGCGGCGGTGTCGATGTAGAAGCGCGAGTCGAGACCAGTTCGGAGGGACCTGTGCTGTCCCTCAGCGTCATCGACACCGGTATAGGTATCGAGGCGGACCGGATGGATGTGATCTTCAAGCCGTTCACGCAGGAGGATGGCTCGGTAGCCCGCCGCTATGGCGGCACGGGCCTCGGTCTTGCCATCTCCAGCCAGCTTGTCACCATGATGGATGGCCGCATCACGGTGCAATCGAGGCCCGGCATCGGAACGGCTTTCACGGTGCGTCTGCCTCTCAAGGAAGCAGCGAATGAAGACGAACTGGAGGAGGTGCAGCCCGCCGCGAAAAGCGTGCTTGGCGACCTCTCCGGTGCCCGTGTGCTGATTGCCGAGGACCACGCGATCAACCAGCAGCTCATTATGGCGATGATCGCATCGCTGGATATCGATGCGCGCCTCGTCGAGAATGGCGAGGAGGCCGTCGCGGCCGCCGTGCAGGCGCGCGATGAGGGCAGACCGTTCGACGTCGTGCTGATGGACATGCAGATGCCCGATGTCGACGGGCTCGAAGCGACGCGCCGCCTTCGTGCGCTTGGCTTTACGGCTAAGGAGCTCCCGGTCATCGCCCTTACAGCCAATTGCTATCCCGACGATGTGGCGGCGTGCACGCGGGCCGGAATGCAGTCCCACCTCGGAAAGCCCGTTACGACGGTTGCTTTGGCACGGGAATTGGCGCGGTGGCTTTCTCCGGCGGATGAGGCAAGCGCTAAGTTGAAGGCAGAGATCACGCACGAAAGCGCTGCCCCGGAAGCGATGGCTCGCCCATCCCTTGCCGGTCTGGAGGCGCGGTATCGCGACCGTCGTACACAGCTGGTCCGGGAGCTGCGCCTATCGCTCGAGAGCGAACCGGCAGCCATCGACTGGGAGAAACTAACCCAGGAATTGCACAAACTTGCAGGGGTTGCGGCCAATTTTGGCGATGCCGAACTGGGCGAAGCGTCGCGCAGGCTGGAGCACGACCTGAAAACAGCGTCGGAGCCGGGCGCAAGGCGCGCTGCGCTCCAGCGCGAGTGGCCGCGATTTGAAGAGGCCGCCTAA
- the leuA gene encoding 2-isopropylmalate synthase: protein MPMHSDPKTKYRPFPQVDLPDRQWPTRSITAPPRWLSTDLRDGNQSIIDPMDRAKKTRFFDLLLEVGVKEIEVGFPAAGQTEFDFISWLVQSGRVPEDVTVQVLTQSREDLIARSFESLEGAHRAIVHLYNALSPAWRDIVFRMSRDEVRDIAIRGAQQLVDEAAKRPGTDWHYQYSPETFSTAELDFSLEVCEAVMRTVGATKDRPLILNLPATVEAATPNIYADQIEYFCRNLPNREAAIISLHTHNDRGTGVAAAELGLMAGADRVEGCLFGNGERTGNCCLVTVALNMYTQGVDPGLDFSDIDKVIETVEYCNALPVHQRHPYGGELVYTAFSGSHQDAIKKGFEARGAQNDEHWRVPYLPIDPADLGRNYEAVIRVNSQSGKGGFAWVLQQDQGLKLPKRLQADFSKHVQHMADGEGHELTAEDIWHCFRETYYVQSERRRFRLVDYDESRASDGTRIFTGTVEVDGEEQRVSGRGKGLISSVLSTIREAFDVDLEVADYSEHALGTGVDSRAAAYIEWTTPDGRNGWGVGIDEDVATASVRAILSAANGAAHGPGTPRF from the coding sequence ATGCCCATGCATTCCGACCCGAAAACGAAGTACCGCCCCTTCCCGCAAGTGGACCTGCCCGACAGGCAATGGCCGACGCGCAGCATCACCGCCCCGCCCCGCTGGCTGAGCACCGATCTACGCGATGGCAACCAGTCCATCATCGACCCGATGGACCGGGCGAAGAAGACCCGGTTCTTCGACCTGCTGCTGGAAGTGGGCGTGAAGGAAATCGAAGTCGGCTTCCCCGCCGCCGGGCAGACTGAGTTCGACTTCATCAGCTGGCTGGTCCAGTCGGGCCGCGTGCCCGAGGATGTGACGGTGCAGGTCCTCACCCAGTCACGCGAAGACCTGATCGCCCGCAGCTTCGAAAGCCTGGAAGGCGCGCACCGCGCCATCGTCCATCTCTACAATGCGCTCAGCCCCGCATGGCGCGACATCGTGTTCCGCATGAGCCGGGACGAGGTGCGCGACATCGCCATACGCGGCGCGCAGCAGCTGGTGGACGAAGCCGCGAAGCGCCCCGGGACGGATTGGCATTACCAATACTCGCCCGAAACATTCTCGACCGCCGAACTCGATTTCAGCCTCGAGGTTTGCGAAGCGGTCATGCGCACCGTCGGCGCGACAAAGGATCGCCCGCTCATCCTCAACCTGCCCGCCACGGTCGAGGCGGCGACGCCTAATATCTATGCTGACCAGATCGAGTATTTCTGCCGCAACCTGCCCAATCGCGAGGCTGCCATCATCAGCCTGCACACGCATAACGACCGTGGCACAGGCGTCGCGGCGGCGGAACTGGGACTGATGGCGGGCGCGGACCGAGTGGAGGGATGCCTCTTCGGGAATGGCGAGCGGACCGGCAATTGCTGCCTCGTGACCGTCGCGCTCAACATGTACACGCAAGGCGTCGACCCGGGCCTAGATTTCTCTGACATCGACAAGGTGATCGAGACGGTCGAATACTGCAATGCCCTGCCCGTCCACCAGCGGCATCCCTATGGCGGGGAACTGGTCTACACCGCCTTCTCCGGCAGCCATCAGGATGCGATCAAGAAGGGCTTCGAGGCGCGGGGCGCACAGAATGACGAGCACTGGCGCGTGCCTTACCTGCCCATCGATCCGGCCGATCTTGGCCGCAATTACGAGGCGGTGATCCGCGTTAATTCGCAAAGCGGCAAGGGCGGCTTTGCATGGGTACTGCAACAGGATCAGGGGCTGAAGCTGCCCAAGAGGTTGCAGGCCGACTTCTCCAAGCATGTGCAGCACATGGCCGACGGCGAGGGCCACGAACTCACCGCCGAAGATATCTGGCACTGCTTCCGCGAAACCTATTACGTCCAGTCCGAAAGGCGCCGCTTCCGCCTCGTCGATTACGACGAGAGCCGCGCGTCCGACGGCACACGCATCTTCACCGGAACGGTAGAGGTCGATGGCGAGGAACAGCGCGTTTCGGGCCGTGGCAAAGGCCTTATCTCCAGCGTGCTGTCGACAATCCGCGAAGCTTTCGATGTCGATCTGGAAGTCGCCGACTATTCCGAACACGCGCTCGGCACTGGTGTCGATTCCCGAGCGGCTGCCTATATCGAATGGACCACGCCCGACGGTCGCAATGGCTGGGGCGTAGGCATTGACGAAGACGTCGCGACCGCCAGCGTGCGCGCCATCCTTTCGGCTGCCAATGGCGCGGCGCATGGCCCGGGCACGCCCCGCTTCTAG
- a CDS encoding DUF4329 domain-containing protein — MPDNRQTVTILAICAFVWMAIVLRNSFEVVGDDVNYRTVSQEQVDRFARAQLSDLQARSFSDGVELCGIISENSDGGLVTQEIVVGHEATCDISYFNLRNRLPVASFHTHGRHDDRYDSEVPSLIDLEGDIAGGLHGYVSTPGGRLWRNDPATGTANLLCGQGCLPTDPNYQPCAAFEPQESYTVATLRQRMRTPWTGC, encoded by the coding sequence GTGCCGGATAACCGCCAGACAGTCACCATTCTTGCCATCTGCGCCTTCGTCTGGATGGCTATCGTCCTTCGCAATTCCTTTGAAGTGGTGGGCGACGATGTGAACTATCGCACCGTGTCGCAAGAGCAAGTGGACCGCTTCGCGCGCGCGCAGCTCTCGGACTTGCAGGCGCGCTCCTTCTCGGACGGCGTGGAATTGTGCGGCATCATTTCCGAGAACAGCGATGGCGGTCTCGTCACGCAGGAGATTGTCGTCGGCCACGAGGCGACGTGCGACATCTCGTATTTCAACCTGCGCAATCGCCTGCCCGTCGCCAGCTTCCACACGCATGGCCGGCACGATGATCGCTATGACAGCGAAGTGCCTTCGCTGATCGACCTCGAAGGCGATATCGCAGGCGGGCTGCATGGCTATGTCTCCACGCCCGGCGGCAGGCTTTGGCGCAACGATCCCGCCACGGGCACGGCGAATTTGCTGTGCGGCCAGGGCTGCCTGCCGACCGATCCGAACTACCAGCCATGCGCCGCGTTCGAACCGCAGGAAAGCTACACCGTGGCGACCTTGCGCCAGCGCATGCGCACGCCTTGGACCGGGTGCTGA
- a CDS encoding YceI family protein, with the protein MRKTLFAFTAAGTLAACATAAATTETVSATLEGVDTAGIRSGTYRTDPAHTLVEWRLSHFGFNDYFGLFGDAEGVLELDRDNLSNSSVDITLPITSLAVVSEGLREHMLRPGENGGEPDFFGPDPDDARFVSTSVVQTSLTTANIFGNLTLNGRTAPVVIAAELSGQGDNPMNQKATVGFHGTTTIMRSQWGLDFGVPMGLGDEVALDITVAFEKD; encoded by the coding sequence ATGCGCAAGACACTTTTCGCTTTCACCGCCGCCGGAACGCTGGCTGCGTGCGCCACCGCTGCCGCGACTACCGAAACCGTCTCGGCCACGCTGGAAGGCGTGGACACAGCCGGCATCCGGTCCGGCACCTATCGCACCGATCCTGCGCATACGCTGGTCGAATGGCGCCTCTCCCATTTCGGCTTCAACGACTATTTCGGCCTCTTCGGCGATGCCGAAGGCGTGCTAGAGCTTGATAGGGACAATCTTTCCAACAGCTCGGTCGACATCACCCTGCCCATCACCTCCCTCGCCGTGGTGAGCGAAGGACTGCGTGAGCACATGCTGCGCCCCGGCGAGAATGGCGGCGAGCCCGATTTCTTCGGCCCCGATCCCGACGATGCGCGCTTCGTCTCGACGTCCGTCGTCCAGACGAGCCTGACCACGGCGAACATCTTCGGCAATCTGACGCTTAACGGCCGGACGGCGCCGGTCGTCATCGCCGCCGAACTGTCCGGCCAAGGCGACAACCCGATGAACCAGAAAGCGACTGTCGGCTTTCACGGCACGACCACGATCATGCGCTCGCAATGGGGCCTCGATTTCGGCGTACCGATGGGCTTGGGCGACGAGGTGGCGCTGGACATCACGGTCGCATTCGAGAAAGACTGA
- a CDS encoding DUF6151 family protein, whose product MDRRQQARRQREELGRGRYGMEETLSFACQCGAVRGTVAIPSPIDGECLVCHCHDCRDFIRLMGKADTMLDDLGGLALFNFRGSRLRLEQGIENLASLHMTDRPVLRWYASCCDTPMFNSFATSSLPFLDILVPTIRDAAALSGLRDRQRHLFTKSATGDASSLRKTYPLALMARTFPRMVREWVGGARKANPLFDPSTGRPVAEPRRVSAKERSAIT is encoded by the coding sequence ATGGATCGGCGACAACAAGCTCGTCGACAAAGAGAAGAACTAGGACGCGGTCGCTACGGCATGGAAGAGACGCTCTCCTTTGCATGCCAATGCGGCGCGGTGCGCGGAACGGTAGCCATACCATCCCCGATAGATGGCGAGTGCTTGGTCTGCCATTGCCATGACTGCCGGGATTTCATCCGGCTTATGGGCAAGGCGGACACGATGCTGGACGATCTTGGCGGTCTGGCATTGTTCAACTTCCGTGGATCGCGTCTTCGTTTGGAGCAAGGGATCGAGAACCTCGCCAGCCTTCACATGACGGACCGCCCTGTGCTGCGCTGGTATGCTTCGTGTTGCGATACGCCGATGTTCAACAGTTTCGCCACTAGCAGTCTGCCATTCCTCGATATTCTCGTGCCGACGATCCGCGATGCCGCAGCGCTCTCCGGCCTGCGCGATCGCCAGCGGCATCTTTTCACCAAGAGTGCGACCGGCGATGCGAGCAGCCTTCGCAAAACATATCCCCTGGCCCTGATGGCGCGCACCTTTCCGCGCATGGTTAGAGAATGGGTAGGAGGCGCGCGCAAGGCGAACCCGCTATTCGATCCAAGCACCGGTAGGCCTGTTGCCGAACCGCGAAGAGTAAGTGCGAAAGAGCGCTCAGCCATCACTTGA